In the genome of Vanacampus margaritifer isolate UIUO_Vmar chromosome 1, RoL_Vmar_1.0, whole genome shotgun sequence, one region contains:
- the LOC144043388 gene encoding heterogeneous nuclear ribonucleoprotein Q isoform X1, whose protein sequence is MATEHINGNGPEEPMDTSAAVTHSEHFQTLLEAGLPQKVAEKLDEIYIAGLVSHSDLDDRAIEALKEFNDEGALQVLLQFKDSDLSHVQNKSAFLCGVMKTYRQREKQGTKVSDTNKGPDESKIKALLERTGYTLDVTTGQRKYGGPPPESAHSGAQPTVGTEIFVGKIPRDLFEDELVPLFEKAGPIWDLRLMMDPLSGLNRGYAFVTFCTKEAAQQAVKLCNNNEIRPGKLIGVCISVANNRLFVGSIPKSKTKEQIVEEFAKVTEGLNDVILYHQPDDKKKNRGFCFLEYEDHKTAAQARRRLMSGKVKVWGNVVTVEWADPIEDPDPEVMAKVKVLFVRNLASSVTEEILEKAFSQFGKLERVKKLKDYAFVHFEERDGAVKALADLNGKDLEGEHIEIVFAKPPDQKRKERKAQRQAAKTQMYDEYYYYAPPHMPPPTRGRGRGGRGGYSYPPEYYSYEDYYDYYGYDYHNYRGGYDDPFYSYDDFQGSGRGRGARGGVRGSIAQTRARGCITPRGRLAFSQRGIPGTSRAGKRGRGRS, encoded by the exons ATGGCCACAGAACATATTAATGGAAATGGTCCAGAAGAACCAATGGACACCTCTGCTGCAGTTACCCATTCTGAGCACTTCCAGACTTTATTAGAAGCTGGTTTACCACAGAAAGTTGCTGAAAAACTAGATGAAATTTACATAGCAG GATTGGTGTCACACAGTGACTTGGATGATCGAGCAATTGAGGCTCTGAAAGAATTCAACGACGAAGGTGCTCTCCAAGTCCTCTTGCAATTCAAGGACAGCGACCTCTCACATGTTCAG AACAAAAGTGCCTTTCTTTGTGGCGTGATGAAGACATACAGGCAAAGAGAGAAACAAGGGACCAAAGTGTCAGACACTAACAAAGGACCAGATGAATCCAAAATCAAA GCATTGCTGGAGAGGACTGGCTACACACTTGATGTCACTACAGGCCAGAGGAAGTATGGCGGTCCACCACCTGAGTCAGCTCACTCTGGGGCACAGCCAACTGTTGGGACGGAG ATATTTGTTGGCAAAATCCCCAGAGACCTGTTTGAGGATGAGCTGGTTCCTTTGTTTGAGAAAGCTGGCCCAATCTGGGACCTGCGTCTGATGATGGATCCCCTTAGTGGCCTGAACAGAGGCTACGCCTTTGTCACTTTCTGCACCAAAGAGGCGGCACAGCAGGCTGTCAAACTG TGCAACAACAATGAAATCCGACCTGGCAAACTAATTGGCGTGTGCATCTCAGTGGCCAATAATCGACTGTTTGTTGGCTCCATCCCCAAGAGTAAAACAAAAGAGCAGATTGTTGAAGAATTTGCAAAAGTTACAG AGGGTTTAAATGATGTCATATTGTACCACCAACCTGACGACAAGAAGAAGAACCGCGGCTTTTGCTTCCTGGAATATGAAGACCACAAGACGGCGGCTCAGGCCCGCCGGCGTCTGATGAGTGGCAAGGTGAAGGTCTGGGGTAACGTGGTCACTGTGGAGTGGGCAGATCCCATCGAGGACCCAGACCCAGAAGTTATGGCCAAG GTGAAAGTGTTGTTTGTGAGGAACCTAGCTAGCTCTGTAACTGAAGAGATTCTTGAAAAGGCGTTTAGTCAGTTTGGCAAATTGGAGCGTGTGAAGAAGTTGAAAGACTACGCATTTGTTCACTTTGAGGAAAGAGATGGTGCTGTCAAG GCTCTTGCGGATCTCAATGGAAAAGATCTGGAAGGAGAACATATTGAGATAGTCTTCGCCAAGCCTCCTGACCAGAAGAGGAAAGAGCGCAAAGCGCAGAGACAGGCAGCcaaaacacaaat GTATGATGAATACTATTACTATGCGCCTCCCCACATGCCTCCACCCACGAGAGGCCGCGGTAGAGGCGGGCGCGGAGGCTACTCTTACCCTCCTGAATACTACAGCTACGAAGACTATTACGATTACTATGGTTACGACTACCACAACTACCGGGGTGGCTATGACGACCCCTTCTACAGCTACGACGATTTCCAGGGCTCTGGGAGAGGCCGAGGAGCAAGGGGCGGTGTCCGCGGCAGTATTGCTCAGACTAGGGCCCGTGGCTGCATCACTCCCAGGGGAAGATTGGCCTTCTCGCAGCGGGGCATCCCTGGAACAAGCAGAG CAGGGAAGCGGGGCAGAGGCCGGTCCTGA
- the LOC144043388 gene encoding heterogeneous nuclear ribonucleoprotein Q isoform X3: MKTYRQREKQGTKVSDTNKGPDESKIKALLERTGYTLDVTTGQRKYGGPPPESAHSGAQPTVGTEIFVGKIPRDLFEDELVPLFEKAGPIWDLRLMMDPLSGLNRGYAFVTFCTKEAAQQAVKLCNNNEIRPGKLIGVCISVANNRLFVGSIPKSKTKEQIVEEFAKVTEGLNDVILYHQPDDKKKNRGFCFLEYEDHKTAAQARRRLMSGKVKVWGNVVTVEWADPIEDPDPEVMAKVKVLFVRNLASSVTEEILEKAFSQFGKLERVKKLKDYAFVHFEERDGAVKALADLNGKDLEGEHIEIVFAKPPDQKRKERKAQRQAAKTQMYDEYYYYAPPHMPPPTRGRGRGGRGGYSYPPEYYSYEDYYDYYGYDYHNYRGGYDDPFYSYDDFQGSGRGRGARGGVRGSIAQTRARGCITPRGRLAFSQRGIPGTSRAGKRGRGRS, from the exons ATGAAGACATACAGGCAAAGAGAGAAACAAGGGACCAAAGTGTCAGACACTAACAAAGGACCAGATGAATCCAAAATCAAA GCATTGCTGGAGAGGACTGGCTACACACTTGATGTCACTACAGGCCAGAGGAAGTATGGCGGTCCACCACCTGAGTCAGCTCACTCTGGGGCACAGCCAACTGTTGGGACGGAG ATATTTGTTGGCAAAATCCCCAGAGACCTGTTTGAGGATGAGCTGGTTCCTTTGTTTGAGAAAGCTGGCCCAATCTGGGACCTGCGTCTGATGATGGATCCCCTTAGTGGCCTGAACAGAGGCTACGCCTTTGTCACTTTCTGCACCAAAGAGGCGGCACAGCAGGCTGTCAAACTG TGCAACAACAATGAAATCCGACCTGGCAAACTAATTGGCGTGTGCATCTCAGTGGCCAATAATCGACTGTTTGTTGGCTCCATCCCCAAGAGTAAAACAAAAGAGCAGATTGTTGAAGAATTTGCAAAAGTTACAG AGGGTTTAAATGATGTCATATTGTACCACCAACCTGACGACAAGAAGAAGAACCGCGGCTTTTGCTTCCTGGAATATGAAGACCACAAGACGGCGGCTCAGGCCCGCCGGCGTCTGATGAGTGGCAAGGTGAAGGTCTGGGGTAACGTGGTCACTGTGGAGTGGGCAGATCCCATCGAGGACCCAGACCCAGAAGTTATGGCCAAG GTGAAAGTGTTGTTTGTGAGGAACCTAGCTAGCTCTGTAACTGAAGAGATTCTTGAAAAGGCGTTTAGTCAGTTTGGCAAATTGGAGCGTGTGAAGAAGTTGAAAGACTACGCATTTGTTCACTTTGAGGAAAGAGATGGTGCTGTCAAG GCTCTTGCGGATCTCAATGGAAAAGATCTGGAAGGAGAACATATTGAGATAGTCTTCGCCAAGCCTCCTGACCAGAAGAGGAAAGAGCGCAAAGCGCAGAGACAGGCAGCcaaaacacaaat GTATGATGAATACTATTACTATGCGCCTCCCCACATGCCTCCACCCACGAGAGGCCGCGGTAGAGGCGGGCGCGGAGGCTACTCTTACCCTCCTGAATACTACAGCTACGAAGACTATTACGATTACTATGGTTACGACTACCACAACTACCGGGGTGGCTATGACGACCCCTTCTACAGCTACGACGATTTCCAGGGCTCTGGGAGAGGCCGAGGAGCAAGGGGCGGTGTCCGCGGCAGTATTGCTCAGACTAGGGCCCGTGGCTGCATCACTCCCAGGGGAAGATTGGCCTTCTCGCAGCGGGGCATCCCTGGAACAAGCAGAG CAGGGAAGCGGGGCAGAGGCCGGTCCTGA
- the LOC144043388 gene encoding heterogeneous nuclear ribonucleoprotein Q isoform X2 → MATEHINGNGPEEPMDTSAAVTHSEHFQTLLEAGLPQKVAEKLDEIYIAGLVSHSDLDDRAIEALKEFNDEGALQVLLQFKDSDLSHVQNKSAFLCGVMKTYRQREKQGTKVSDTNKGPDESKIKALLERTGYTLDVTTGQRKYGGPPPESAHSGAQPTVGTEIFVGKIPRDLFEDELVPLFEKAGPIWDLRLMMDPLSGLNRGYAFVTFCTKEAAQQAVKLCNNNEIRPGKLIGVCISVANNRLFVGSIPKSKTKEQIVEEFAKVTEGLNDVILYHQPDDKKKNRGFCFLEYEDHKTAAQARRRLMSGKVKVWGNVVTVEWADPIEDPDPEVMAKVKVLFVRNLASSVTEEILEKAFSQFGKLERVKKLKDYAFVHFEERDGAVKALADLNGKDLEGEHIEIVFAKPPDQKRKERKAQRQAAKTQMYDEYYYYAPPHMPPPTRGRGRGGRGGYSYPPEYYSYEDYYDYYGYDYHNYRGGYDDPFYSYDDFQGSGRGRGARGGVRGSIAQTRARGCITPRGRLAFSQRGIPGTSRGKRGRGRS, encoded by the exons ATGGCCACAGAACATATTAATGGAAATGGTCCAGAAGAACCAATGGACACCTCTGCTGCAGTTACCCATTCTGAGCACTTCCAGACTTTATTAGAAGCTGGTTTACCACAGAAAGTTGCTGAAAAACTAGATGAAATTTACATAGCAG GATTGGTGTCACACAGTGACTTGGATGATCGAGCAATTGAGGCTCTGAAAGAATTCAACGACGAAGGTGCTCTCCAAGTCCTCTTGCAATTCAAGGACAGCGACCTCTCACATGTTCAG AACAAAAGTGCCTTTCTTTGTGGCGTGATGAAGACATACAGGCAAAGAGAGAAACAAGGGACCAAAGTGTCAGACACTAACAAAGGACCAGATGAATCCAAAATCAAA GCATTGCTGGAGAGGACTGGCTACACACTTGATGTCACTACAGGCCAGAGGAAGTATGGCGGTCCACCACCTGAGTCAGCTCACTCTGGGGCACAGCCAACTGTTGGGACGGAG ATATTTGTTGGCAAAATCCCCAGAGACCTGTTTGAGGATGAGCTGGTTCCTTTGTTTGAGAAAGCTGGCCCAATCTGGGACCTGCGTCTGATGATGGATCCCCTTAGTGGCCTGAACAGAGGCTACGCCTTTGTCACTTTCTGCACCAAAGAGGCGGCACAGCAGGCTGTCAAACTG TGCAACAACAATGAAATCCGACCTGGCAAACTAATTGGCGTGTGCATCTCAGTGGCCAATAATCGACTGTTTGTTGGCTCCATCCCCAAGAGTAAAACAAAAGAGCAGATTGTTGAAGAATTTGCAAAAGTTACAG AGGGTTTAAATGATGTCATATTGTACCACCAACCTGACGACAAGAAGAAGAACCGCGGCTTTTGCTTCCTGGAATATGAAGACCACAAGACGGCGGCTCAGGCCCGCCGGCGTCTGATGAGTGGCAAGGTGAAGGTCTGGGGTAACGTGGTCACTGTGGAGTGGGCAGATCCCATCGAGGACCCAGACCCAGAAGTTATGGCCAAG GTGAAAGTGTTGTTTGTGAGGAACCTAGCTAGCTCTGTAACTGAAGAGATTCTTGAAAAGGCGTTTAGTCAGTTTGGCAAATTGGAGCGTGTGAAGAAGTTGAAAGACTACGCATTTGTTCACTTTGAGGAAAGAGATGGTGCTGTCAAG GCTCTTGCGGATCTCAATGGAAAAGATCTGGAAGGAGAACATATTGAGATAGTCTTCGCCAAGCCTCCTGACCAGAAGAGGAAAGAGCGCAAAGCGCAGAGACAGGCAGCcaaaacacaaat GTATGATGAATACTATTACTATGCGCCTCCCCACATGCCTCCACCCACGAGAGGCCGCGGTAGAGGCGGGCGCGGAGGCTACTCTTACCCTCCTGAATACTACAGCTACGAAGACTATTACGATTACTATGGTTACGACTACCACAACTACCGGGGTGGCTATGACGACCCCTTCTACAGCTACGACGATTTCCAGGGCTCTGGGAGAGGCCGAGGAGCAAGGGGCGGTGTCCGCGGCAGTATTGCTCAGACTAGGGCCCGTGGCTGCATCACTCCCAGGGGAAGATTGGCCTTCTCGCAGCGGGGCATCCCTGGAACAAGCAGAG GGAAGCGGGGCAGAGGCCGGTCCTGA